A genome region from Arachis duranensis cultivar V14167 chromosome 8, aradu.V14167.gnm2.J7QH, whole genome shotgun sequence includes the following:
- the LOC107462968 gene encoding uncharacterized protein LOC107462968, protein MKFNTKWDFKEAVREFTIQEGRRIRFRKNDNVRMRATCQVKGCPWVVYASRDHEDTCWQIKTFLNDHTCPREDKNRAANRNWVASKLVKKIRKYPNFKHCDVATYFKSRFDLTLNKNSISRALFDARNAVFGDEKEQYKMLRDYGLTLLKTNPGSTVEICCTPQPQSDPVFDKMYVCLSGCKSGFKAGCRPLIGLDGAFLKTQFGGQILSAVGQDANHHIYIIAWAIVGVENKENWKWFLELLHQDLGDYRQNGWCFISDMQKVFSNS, encoded by the coding sequence ATGAAATTCAACACAAAATGGGACTTTAAGGAGGCTGTAAGGGAGTTCACAATCCAAGAGGGTAGACGGATTAGGTTCAGGAAAAATGACAACGTGAGGATGAGGGCTACATGTCAGGTGAAAGGATGTCCATGGGTGGTGTATGCATCAAGGGATCATGAAGATACTTGTTGGCAAATAAAGACATTCCTTAATGATCACACATGCCCAAGGGAAGATAAGAACAGGGCAGCTAACAGAAATTGGGTGGCGAGTAAACTAGTCAAGAAGATTAGGAAGTACCCCAATTTTAAGCATTGTGATGTAGCCACTTACTTCAAGTCAAGGTTTGACTTGACCTTGAACAAGAACTCAATATCAAGGGCCCTCTTTGATGCACGTAATGCTGTGTTTGGGGATGAAAAAGAACAATACAAAATGCTGAGGGATTATGGTCTTACACTTCTCAAGACTAACCCTGGATCAACAGTTGAAATTTGTTGCACTCCCCAACCTCAGTCTGATccagtatttgataaaatgtatGTGTGCTTGAGTGGTTGCAAGAGTGGTTTCAAAGCCGGATGTCGACCGTTGATTGGACTGGACGGTGCTTTCTTGAAAACTCAATTTGGTGGACAAATTCTATCGGCAGTGGGTCAGGATGCTAATCACCATATCTACATCATTGCGTGGGCAATTGTTGGAGTAGAAAACAAGGAGAATTGGAAGTGGTTTCTTGAGTTGCTACACCAGGACCTTGGAGACTATAGGCAAAATGGGTGGTGCTTTATCTCTGACATGCAGAAGGTATTCTCTAATTCATGA
- the LOC107463066 gene encoding polyprenol reductase 2 isoform X1, whose product MKMNNSHGSFNQRDCSDIVLQSCSRENYSVMELEMHMVLPQLLRLAWIAGTLPILIASIPIPKLNFLHTILLGFARRGKIMHSSSQKFTLPQRFFLHFYIVASIWTTFLLVTTWCYAYTMVPPVRESSAYSTITSYLIGGSALGTGSTTMLQRHAVWQAVFLLLLMEAQVLRRLFETIYVFKYSPSARMHVLGYLTGMFFYLAAPLSLCADCALDVFYFLVNLVTKFIVIGKDHMPAVEVELWQVVNPLFRLGWRHWIGATVFFWGWIHQQRCHKILGSLRNSRQAEEYAIPHGDWFEIVSSPHYLSEMVIYGSFVVATGWSNLTIWLLLVFVLANLSFAAVETHRWYHQKFEDYPSSRFAVIPYIL is encoded by the exons ATGAAGATGAATAACTCTCATGGTAGTTTTAATCAAAGGGATTGTTCTGATATTGTTCTACAAAGCTGTTCAAGAGAAAATTATTCAG TAATGGAGTTGGAGATGCATATGGTCCTTCCTCAATTGTTGAGACTAGCATGGATCGCTGGTACACTTCCCATTCTCATCGCttcaatcccaattcccaaacTCAACTTTCTCCATACAATCTTGTTGGGTTTTGCTAGAAGGGGAAAAATCATGCACTCATCTTCCCAG AAATTCACACTCCCTCAGAGATTCTTCTTGCATTTCTATATTGTTGCATCAATATGGACAACGTTCTTGCttgttacaacttggtgttatGCATACACCATGGTGCCACCGGTTAGGGAATCATCTGCATACTCTACCATTACAAGCTACTTGATCGGAGGCTCAGCTCTGGGAACTGGTTCAACTACAATGCTTCAAAGGCATGCTGTTTGGCAagctgtttttcttcttttgttaatGGAAGCTCAAGTGTTGAGACGCCTATTTGAAACCATATATGTTTTTAAATATAGCCCCTCTGCCCGCATGCACGTCCTTGGTTATCTCACTGGAATGTT CTTCTACCTAGCAGCACCACTGTCACTATGTGCTGATTGCGCCTTAGATGTGTTTTACTTCCTAGTAAATCTAGTCACCAAGTTCATCGTCATAGGCAAGGATCATATGCCAGCAGTGGAGGTAGAACTTTGGCAAGTTGTAAATCCTCTTTTCAGACTTGGATGGAGACATTGGATCGGCGCGACTGTTTTTTTTTGGGGTTGGATTCATCAACAAAGATGCCATAAGATTCTT GGTTCGCTTCGAAATTCAAGACAAGCAGAGGAATATGCAATTCCTCACGGTGATTGGTTTGAAATTGTTTCCTCTCCACATTATCTCTCTGAAATG GTTATATACGGCAGTTTTGTAGTTGCTACTGGATGGTCCAATCTAACCATATGGTTACTTCTTGTTTTTGTG CTGGCAAATTTGTCATTTGCAGCAGTGGAAACACATAGGTGGTATCATCAGAAATTTGAAGATTATCCAAGTAGTCGGTTTGCTGTTATACCATATATTCTCTGA
- the LOC107463066 gene encoding polyprenol reductase 2 isoform X2, translated as MKMNNSHGSFNQRDCSDIVLQSCSRENYSVMELEMHMVLPQLLRLAWIAGTLPILIASIPIPKLNFLHTILLGFARRGKIMHSSSQKFTLPQRFFLHFYIVASIWTTFLLVTTWCYAYTMVPPVRESSAYSTITSYLIGGSALGTGSTTMLQRHAVWQAVFLLLLMEAQVLRRLFETIYVFKYSPSARMHVLGYLTGMFFYLAAPLSLCADCALDVFYFLVNLVTKFIVIGKDHMPAVEVELWQVVNPLFRLGWRHWIGATVFFWGWIHQQRCHKILGSLRNSRQAEEYAIPHGDWFEIVSSPHYLSEMFCSCYWMVQSNHMVTSCFCAGKFVICSSGNT; from the exons ATGAAGATGAATAACTCTCATGGTAGTTTTAATCAAAGGGATTGTTCTGATATTGTTCTACAAAGCTGTTCAAGAGAAAATTATTCAG TAATGGAGTTGGAGATGCATATGGTCCTTCCTCAATTGTTGAGACTAGCATGGATCGCTGGTACACTTCCCATTCTCATCGCttcaatcccaattcccaaacTCAACTTTCTCCATACAATCTTGTTGGGTTTTGCTAGAAGGGGAAAAATCATGCACTCATCTTCCCAG AAATTCACACTCCCTCAGAGATTCTTCTTGCATTTCTATATTGTTGCATCAATATGGACAACGTTCTTGCttgttacaacttggtgttatGCATACACCATGGTGCCACCGGTTAGGGAATCATCTGCATACTCTACCATTACAAGCTACTTGATCGGAGGCTCAGCTCTGGGAACTGGTTCAACTACAATGCTTCAAAGGCATGCTGTTTGGCAagctgtttttcttcttttgttaatGGAAGCTCAAGTGTTGAGACGCCTATTTGAAACCATATATGTTTTTAAATATAGCCCCTCTGCCCGCATGCACGTCCTTGGTTATCTCACTGGAATGTT CTTCTACCTAGCAGCACCACTGTCACTATGTGCTGATTGCGCCTTAGATGTGTTTTACTTCCTAGTAAATCTAGTCACCAAGTTCATCGTCATAGGCAAGGATCATATGCCAGCAGTGGAGGTAGAACTTTGGCAAGTTGTAAATCCTCTTTTCAGACTTGGATGGAGACATTGGATCGGCGCGACTGTTTTTTTTTGGGGTTGGATTCATCAACAAAGATGCCATAAGATTCTT GGTTCGCTTCGAAATTCAAGACAAGCAGAGGAATATGCAATTCCTCACGGTGATTGGTTTGAAATTGTTTCCTCTCCACATTATCTCTCTGAAATG TTTTGTAGTTGCTACTGGATGGTCCAATCTAACCATATGGTTACTTCTTGTTTTTGTG CTGGCAAATTTGTCATTTGCAGCAGTGGAAACACATAG